A genomic segment from Glycine soja cultivar W05 chromosome 20, ASM419377v2, whole genome shotgun sequence encodes:
- the LOC114402609 gene encoding uncharacterized protein LOC114402609, which yields MLQTLGGVIPRFVSRSWLRNLTVRAMAFSSSSSDYGDQSRGGLPRFYSETLPPSKGSVIRVQGDEFWHMTKVLRLTTNDRVQLFNGKGSLVEGCIQSIDRTGLDFVALNDLISIPPQNTQLHVFAGFGTLKGGRADWLVEKCTEFGANSVTPLLTERSPSISENRVDRLKRVILAASKQSQRLHEMVLKHPIEIDDLLHLIAQSKLSLVATAKATPVLSALASLEKETSGLIIIGPEGDFTEKEVSMMMEAGATAVSLGPHRLRVETATIALLATVMLWSDSQQISVC from the exons ATGTTGCAAACCCTAGGAGGCGTAATCCCTCGCTTCGTGAGTCGCTCATGGCTCCGAAACCTGACGGTGCGTGCAATGGCattctcttcctcctcctccgaTTATGGAGACCAGTCACGTGGTGGCCTTCCCCGCTTCTACTCCGAAACTCTTCCTCCTTCCAAG GGTAGTGTTATACGCGTGCAAGGTGATGAATTCTGGCATATGACAAAAGTTTTGAGGTTGACCACCAATGATAG GGTACAGCTCTTCAATGGGAAAGGAAGTCTGGTAGAAGGATGCATACAGAGCATTGATCGAACTGGACTTGATTTTGTTGCATTGAATGATTTGATATCAATCCCTCCACAAAATACACAATTGCATGTATTTGCTGGTTTTG GTACTCTGAAGGGTGGCCGTGCTGACTGGCTTGTAGAGAAATGCACA GAATTTGGAGCCAATAGTGTTACTCCTCTATTGACTGAACGTTCTCCGTCAATCTCAGAAAATCGGGTGGACAGATTGAAACGTGTCATTTTAGCAGCATCCAAACAAA GTCAACGACTGCATGAAATGGTCTTGAAACATCCTATAGAGATTGATGACCTTTTGCACCTT ATTGCGCAATCAAAGCTATCTCTTGTTGCAACTGCGAAGGCAACTCCTGTTCTTAGTGCATTGGCATCCTTGGAAAAGGAAACTAGTGGCTTAATCATAATTGGACCAGAAGGAG ATTTCACCGAGAAAGAAGTGAGTATGATGATGGAAGCAGGTGCTACAGCTGTTAGTCTTGGACCTCATCGTCTTCGGGTTGAAACTGCCACGATAGCACTTTTGGCAACTGTCATGTTATGGTCTGACTCACAGCAAATTTCAGTCTGTTGA